The Paenibacillus spongiae nucleotide sequence GTTCAATTCAGCATTCAAAATATTTACGTTCATCTCTATCGATCCTTTCATAGTATAATCCATGTAATTGCTGCAATGGCCTGCTGCTTTCGTTACTCTCTAGCGGTACGCTCGGCGATGAGATCCGAAGGCAGCTTGCCGACGACCCGCTTGAAGGTGCGGATAAAATAGGACGGGTCGCTGTAACCCAGCTGCTCGGATATATCGTGAACCGTAAGCTGCGAGTGGCGCAATAAATACTGGGCGGTCTTCAATCGTTTCATATGGACGAATTCACTGATGGTCAAGCCTGTGACCTTGCGGAATATGGCGGCGGCATAGTTGGGGCTTACTCCGGTAACGGCCCCGAGCTCCACCTTTGTTATTTTGTCCCGGTAATGCTCATCGATGTACCGCTTCATGCGTTCCGTATGCTGAACGGCCGATGGGGCTTTCTCCCCCTCGTCCACCTCGCGGCTGACGATAACCAGCACCTCCATCAGAAGCGCCGCGCACATGACGGAAAAATAAGGTCCGCGTTCGGTCCACTGCTCCTCGAGCAGGAGCAGCTTCTCGAGCACAAGCTCGGGCATATGCGAGGCCCAGTGGAGCGGAGCCTTGGCAGCGAGCAGGGGGAGCAGTCCGGATGCCTCGGACGCGGAGGGACTGAATTGGACCGTAATCAGGTCGCGAATCCCCCCGTCTCCCTTCAGCTCGAAGCCGGGACAGCCTGCGGGAATAAGCAGCAGTTCGTTCTTTCGGCAGACGTATGTGCGGCCTCTTAGCTCGTAATGGCTTTGTCCGAACCGGACCCAGACGAAATAGTAGCTGTCGCTGCCGAGTCTGCGCCGGTCATGCCGGACAAATCCCCGTTCCTGTCGAATGTGAAATATGCTGAACATCAAGCAGCCCTCAATTATTATAAGACTATAGTATATTTACTGTACTATAGTTCATCGATATTGAACAGCGGCTCCTATACAATAGTATTCAATAGGAGAGAAAGTTCGATAGGAGCGGATGACAAGATGATGAAGACACAAATTGTCTGTACGATGGGGCCTGCCTGTTTGTCGGCAAGTATGCTGGAGGACATGATCGAAGCAGGCATGAATATAGCAAGACTGAATTTGGCGCATGGCGGGCTGGACGATCATCGGGGGCGGATTACTGCCGTTCGGGAAGCTTCCCGCAAGCTTAATAAGCCTGTCCAAATCATGCTCGATATCAAAGGGCCGGAAATTCGCACGGGCATCCTGGAGGAGCCGTCTTATCTTCTGAAGAGCGGCGAATTCTTGACGTTGACGACGGAAGAGATCGTTGGCACCGACAAACGCATATCGGTATCGTATGACATGACCCGCGACGTAACCGCAGGCACGAGCATCATGATCGACGACGGGCTAATCGAACTCCAGGTCGTGCGGGTTGAAGGGACGGAGGTTGTCTGCGTTATTGTGAACGGAGGCGTCATCAAATCGCGCAAAGGCGTGAACCTGCCGGGTATCCGCACCTCGCTGCCGGGCGTTACGGATCGGGACAAGCTGCACATCAAGTTCGGCGTGGAAACAGGCGTTGAGATCATCGCGATGTCGTTCGTTCGCCGTGCGGAGGATGTGCGCGAGGTGAAGCAGATTCTGTCCGATTTGGGGGCCGCTCATATCCAGGTCATTTCGAAAATCGAAAATCAAGAGGGACTAGAGGAGCTTGATGCGATTATCGAAGCTTCCGACGGCATTATGGTCGCGCGCGGCGACCTGGGCGTGGAAATTCCGATCGAGGACGTTCCGATTGCGCAGAAGCGGATGATCGCAGCCTGCAATAAGGCGGGCAAATTCGTCATTACCGCGACGCAAATGCTGGAATCGATGCAGCATCAGCCGCGTCCGACCCGCGCGGAGGCAAGCGACGTGGCCAACGCCGTATGGGACGGAACGGATGCGGTCATGCTCTCCGGCGAGACGGCCTCCGGCCAGTATCCGCTGGAATCGGTCCGTACGATGGCCGCAATCGCAGAGAAAGCGGAGCTTGCGGCGAATAAAGATTTGATTGAAGCCTAATCATCGTTTAAAGTTAATAGAGCGGGGCGCGAATGCGCGGGTAGACCGGATGCGATGGTATCCGGCCCGGCAGACGCGCCTTTTTTGCGAATTGCTAACGTTAGGCGGGATTAGAAGATGCACGTATTAACGGTTGATTATATAACGAAGAGCTATGGCGACAAAATGCTGTTCGAAGACGTCTCATTCGGGATCGAATCCGGCGACAAGATCGGCATCATTGGGATAAACGGTACGGGAAAATCTACGTTTATGAAGGTTGTTGCAGGAATAGAGCCCCCTGATTCGGGCTCTATTCTCGTTGTCGGCGGCGTGAGCGTCCGGATGCTGTCGCAGGATCCGGCATTCGATCCGGAGATGACGGTGCTGGAGCATGTGCTCGGGGGGGATTCCGAGCAGATGCGCGCCGTGCGCGAATACGCCGAAGCGCTGCAGGCGCTGGAGCTGAGCCCGGGCGATGCGGCTCTGCAGGAGCGTCTCGTGCGTACGAACACACGGATGGATGAGCTGGAAGCGTGGAGCCTGGAGAGCGAAGCGAAGACGGCTCTCACCAAGCTTGGCATCGCTCAGTTCGATGTCAAGCTGGGAACGCTGTCCGGCGGGCAGCGCAAGCGGGTTGCGATGGCGGCCGCGTTAGTGCAGCCGTCCGATGTGCTGCTGCTCGACGAGCCGACCAACCACATCGATAATGAATCGGTCGCGTGGCTGGAGCAGATGCTGCAGAAGCGCAAGGGCGCCCTGCTCATGATCACGCATGACCGGTATTTTCTGGACCGCGTCAGCAACCGGATCCTGGAGCTCGATCGGGGGCGTGCCCATTTCTACACGGCGAACTACAGCCGCTTCGTCGAATTGAAGCTGGAGCGGGAGGAGCGGGAGGCCGCATCCGAAGCAAAGCGTAAAAATTTGCTGCGCAATGAGCTGGCTTGGATGCGCAGAGGGGCGAAAGCGCGCTCGACGAAGCAGAAGGCGCGGATCGAACGGTTCGAGACGCTGCAGGCATCCGCGCCGGATAAGGCCCTCGGGAAGCTGGAGGTATCCGTAGCTTCGTCCCGGCTCGGGAGAAAGATCGTCGAGCTGGAAGGGGTGACGAAGTCGTTCGGCGGCAAGGCCGTGATCCGCGGCTTCGATTACATTGCCGTTCCGGAAGATCGCGTCGGCATTGTCGGCCGCAACGGGCAGGGGAAGTCGACGCTGCTGAAGCTGATTGCAAGGCAGCTGCAGCCGGATGCGGGCGAGGTCAAGCTCGGCCCGACCGTGCGGCTTGGCGTATTCTCCCAGGAGAGGGAGGAGATGGATGAGAGTCTGCGCGTCATCGATTACATCCGCGAAGGCGCAGAGCGGGTGACCACCTCCGATGGAACAACCGTATCGGCTTCCCAGATGCTGGAGCGGTTTCTATTCCCGCCGGCGCAGCAGTGGTCGCCGATCTCGAAGCTCTCCGGGGGCGAGAAGCGCCGCGTGCAGCTGCTGCGCGTCCTGATGGACGCGCCCAATGTGCTGCTGCTCGACGAGCCCACTAACGATCTGGATATTGCCACGCTGACCGTACTCGAAGACTACTTGGACGACTTCCCGGGCGTTGTGTTCATCGTTTCGCATGACCGGTATTTCCTGGACCGTACGGCTGAGCGCATCTTCGCCTTCGAGGGCGACGGCGTCATTACGCAGCATGTCGGCAACTTCACCGAGTACATGGAGCATAAGGAAGCAGCGGCCGGGGATACGGGTGGCCGCGCAAGCGCTTCTGTCAGTGCGCCAAGCACGCAGGCGGCGGATGGAGGTTTCTCGAACGGAAGAGAGGAGAAGCAGCGTCCGCTGAAGATGTCCTACAAGGAGCAGAAGGAATTCGAAACGATCGATGACGATATCGAGAAGGCGGAGGAAGGACTGCAGGAGATCGGGCTCCGCATGGAGGCGGCGGTGAGCGATTCAATGCTGCTGCAGCAGCTGCTCGCCGAGCAGCAGGAGCTGGAAGCGAAGCTGGAGCATCTGATGGAACGCTGGACGTACCTGAACGAGCTGGCGGAGCTCATTGCCGCGAACAAGAGAGGCTAGCGGGCGCTGCTGCCGGCTCCCGTCGTGTAAGGCTGCTCAGTGTGCGGGCAGTTCTTGACGTTATCGTAGTAAATGGCTAACTGAATATTCAATAATCAAAGAAACACTTCCCTCCGCCGGGGGGGGAAGTGTTTCTTGTATATGTGGCAGCGTGATGGATCGATGAACTACGGCTATGTATGAGCTGCGCGTATTTATTTCGCTGTCCTGCGGGAGTGAATTGATATTCGTACTGGAATACAGCTGCTGGTTTAACGTTTTGCCTTCTATGTCTAGAGAAAGTTTAGCAAGTTTAATGTTAATTGTCGTAAGAATACTAATTTTCGTTGAATGGGTTAATCTCCCATTTGCCTCGTTTCAATTCGAATGGCATTGAACACTTCAGATATTCTTATTCATTCTATGCTCAGAGCCGTCCAAATAATAAGCACGTATATTAAAGCAGCCAATGCTATTGCAGAGCCAAGAGCTATTATTATGATCGACCGATATCGCCTGAAGAAGCTCGAAATGGACTTTGGCTCTCCTTTACGATCTTCCTTCGTATAGTTCATAGACAAATAGTACCTCCTTACATGGGTTTCCTTTTATTAACTTTACCTTAAATATAAGGATGTATTACTAAAAGTATAAAGTGGAAATATCTGCTGTCAATCATCCGCTCTTGTTCGGCTGCCGCCCCTAATAAGTGAAAAACAGGCTGTCCCTTATGCAGCCTAATACTGCGGAAGGGACAACCTGTTATGATCGGTCCGCTATATTAGCGGCCGTTGAATGCTTTGAGCATCCAGACATGCTTCTCTAGCGAACTATGAATGGCAAGCAGCATATCGGCAGTCGTCTCGTCGCCCTGCTTCTGTGCCGTTTCCATGCCTTCCTTCAGCTCGCCGATGATGGTCGTGAAGTCGCCGATAATGGAATCGACCATTTGCTCGGCTGTTTCCGTGCCGCCGGCTTCCTTCACGCTGGATGTTTCCAAATAGCGTTTCATGGTCGCCTCGGGTTTGCCTTCCAGCGCCAGCAGGCGCTCGGCGATCTCATCGACGTGCAGAGCCGCTTCTTCATAGAGCTCTTGGAATTTAACGTGCAAAGTGAAGAACTGCTGGCCCTTCACGTACCAGTGATAGTTGTGCAGCTTTACGTAGAGGACGCTCCAGTTGGATACCTGCTTGTTCAGAATCGCCTGAATTGTTTTGTCTGCCTCTGTTGTAGCCATGATTGAACCACTCCTTCTGTATGATCTTCTATACCTTCTTTAAACATGTTGTCCGTATACGAATCGGGAAGCCATTGCTATCAGCGGGCGCGGCTGCATATCTGCAGCTGGTATAACGTGCCGGTAACGCCGGCCCTGCACGCCTCCGAAGGCGAACACGACTTCCGATTCGAGCGGTTCAACCTCGCCGCTTTCATTATGGCGCACTTTCAAGCCGATTATTCCCAGCCTGCCCGATTCAACCTCGATTAGTGTAATGATCAGGCTCAAATGGCGCGGACCCGATTCTATGTGGACAATAATTATTACTAAATTAAAATTATTATAAATAAGGACGGATGTCAAGTTATATTTGCCATTTATCCCTTCATCAGCTTCACCGCATACTCGCGATTTCGCGGACCGTCGAATTCACAAAAGTAGATCCCTTGCCATCTGCCCAGAAGAAGCTTGCCTCCCGAGACGATGACGGTTTGCGAGCTTCCGGCCGTCATTGCTTTGAGATGAGAGGCGGTATTGCCTTCCGCGTGGCGGTATTTCGGATGCTCCCAGGGGTAAACCTCATCCAGCCGCATAAGGACGTCATGCTTCACGTCGGGGTCGGCATTCTCTTGGATCGTTAATCCGGCTGTTGTATGCGGGCAGTAGATGACGGCCAATCCATCGGCAAGCTGTTCTTGTTTGACGATGGAGGCGATCTCGCGCGTAATATCGATCATTTCATCGCGTTTGGATGTACGGAGCGTACGATGGATGAGCATGGACTTCACTCCTTGGTGGCATGAGATTGCTCCAAGTGTGGCATGAAAGGAAAGTGATGTCAAATTCGCGCGGCAAAAGGCGAGGATGATGAACTTTTTTATTGGCGGGCATGGTAGAATGAGGGAAATGGGGGTATGATGAATAAAGATATGAAAGTGCGGAATGACCGCCATTTCGGCTGTTTGAACAGTCGATAGACGGCCTGCATTCACTGCAGCATCGTTCGCAGGAAGGAGACGTTTCATTGTGACACAAAAAGTACGGAAAGCCATTATTCCAGCGGGGGGGCTCGGGACGAGATTTCTGCCGGCGACGAAAGCGCAGCCGAAGGAGATGCTGCCTCTGATCGATAAACCGGCCATTCAATATATCGTGGAGGAAGCGGTCGCTTCCGGCATTGAAAGCATCATGATCGTTACAGGACGGAACAAGCGGGCAATCGAGGATCACTTTGACAAATCATTCGAGCTGGAATATGAGCTCGAGGCTCATGGCAAAGCAGACATGCTGGAGCTGGTCCGCAGCATATCGCACATGGCGGATATCTGCTATACCCGCCAACGCGAGCCGCTCGGACTCGGGCACGCCGTGCTCAGCGCGCGCAGCTTCATTAAGGACGAACCGTTCGCGGTTCTGCTGGGCGACGATATTCTATTGTCCGAGCCGCCTTGCCTGAGACGGATGATCGACCTGTATGAGGCGGAACCGTCTTCGGTCGTCGCCGTG carries:
- a CDS encoding helix-turn-helix transcriptional regulator; translated protein: MFSIFHIRQERGFVRHDRRRLGSDSYYFVWVRFGQSHYELRGRTYVCRKNELLLIPAGCPGFELKGDGGIRDLITVQFSPSASEASGLLPLLAAKAPLHWASHMPELVLEKLLLLEEQWTERGPYFSVMCAALLMEVLVIVSREVDEGEKAPSAVQHTERMKRYIDEHYRDKITKVELGAVTGVSPNYAAAIFRKVTGLTISEFVHMKRLKTAQYLLRHSQLTVHDISEQLGYSDPSYFIRTFKRVVGKLPSDLIAERTARE
- a CDS encoding ABC-F family ATP-binding cassette domain-containing protein, which produces MHVLTVDYITKSYGDKMLFEDVSFGIESGDKIGIIGINGTGKSTFMKVVAGIEPPDSGSILVVGGVSVRMLSQDPAFDPEMTVLEHVLGGDSEQMRAVREYAEALQALELSPGDAALQERLVRTNTRMDELEAWSLESEAKTALTKLGIAQFDVKLGTLSGGQRKRVAMAAALVQPSDVLLLDEPTNHIDNESVAWLEQMLQKRKGALLMITHDRYFLDRVSNRILELDRGRAHFYTANYSRFVELKLEREEREAASEAKRKNLLRNELAWMRRGAKARSTKQKARIERFETLQASAPDKALGKLEVSVASSRLGRKIVELEGVTKSFGGKAVIRGFDYIAVPEDRVGIVGRNGQGKSTLLKLIARQLQPDAGEVKLGPTVRLGVFSQEREEMDESLRVIDYIREGAERVTTSDGTTVSASQMLERFLFPPAQQWSPISKLSGGEKRRVQLLRVLMDAPNVLLLDEPTNDLDIATLTVLEDYLDDFPGVVFIVSHDRYFLDRTAERIFAFEGDGVITQHVGNFTEYMEHKEAAAGDTGGRASASVSAPSTQAADGGFSNGREEKQRPLKMSYKEQKEFETIDDDIEKAEEGLQEIGLRMEAAVSDSMLLQQLLAEQQELEAKLEHLMERWTYLNELAELIAANKRG
- a CDS encoding Dps family protein, with translation MATTEADKTIQAILNKQVSNWSVLYVKLHNYHWYVKGQQFFTLHVKFQELYEEAALHVDEIAERLLALEGKPEATMKRYLETSSVKEAGGTETAEQMVDSIIGDFTTIIGELKEGMETAQKQGDETTADMLLAIHSSLEKHVWMLKAFNGR
- a CDS encoding secondary thiamine-phosphate synthase enzyme YjbQ; its protein translation is MLIHRTLRTSKRDEMIDITREIASIVKQEQLADGLAVIYCPHTTAGLTIQENADPDVKHDVLMRLDEVYPWEHPKYRHAEGNTASHLKAMTAGSSQTVIVSGGKLLLGRWQGIYFCEFDGPRNREYAVKLMKG
- the galU gene encoding UTP--glucose-1-phosphate uridylyltransferase GalU, with translation MVTQKVRKAIIPAGGLGTRFLPATKAQPKEMLPLIDKPAIQYIVEEAVASGIESIMIVTGRNKRAIEDHFDKSFELEYELEAHGKADMLELVRSISHMADICYTRQREPLGLGHAVLSARSFIKDEPFAVLLGDDILLSEPPCLRRMIDLYEAEPSSVVAVMEVPWDQTHKYGIVDLDERAGQGRVSGLIEKPAPGEAPSNLAVVGRYLLEPGIFDLLERAEPGKGGEIQLTDSLQRLNLISPLQAYRFDGRRYDVGDKLGFVQATIDLALERDDLSEDVHHYLLQKLQTGGKQASRTTSL